In Bernardetia litoralis DSM 6794, the genomic window AAATAACAGAAGGCACACCGATATACAAAATCAAAAATTTGTCTAATCCTTTTCTGAATAAAAAAATCTTACTGATATTGCTAGAAAGATGAAAAACAGCCGTTAGACCAAGCACAGAATGGAAATCAAAATAAAAATTACCAATCGGAACAAAAAACACAGACGAACCAAAACCTCCAATTGTACCAATAATTTCGGCTAAAAGCGCAAGCAAAAGAAAAACTATATTAACATCAATTTTCATTATTTTATTTGTTTAGAATGAAAAGAATCTTTATCAAAGATAGGTTTTCTAATTCTATGTTTATTGTATTTGTATCCAACTATTAAAATTTATAAAGAATCAAAATAACGTCATTTTGATAGTCTTTATCGATGATTTTTGTAGCTATGTCTAGTATCTACAAATTAGTTTCTCTAATTTTTAGATTTGCGAGGTTTTTGTTTGTAACTATGTTTTTAAGTATGTTTCTAAAAAAAGTTGCTTACTTTGTAGCATCTTTTATAATTTTAATAAAACTGACCCTAATTAATTGTATGAATAAGTTTGTATCGGCTATAGCTTTTGTAACTCTGTGTAGTCTTTTTAGTATAATTTCTTTTGTAAGTCTAGCACAAACAGCTTCAGATATTGAAGGAAAAGTAGAAGACAGCAAAAAAAATGAGCTTTCTGCTCGCCAAAAACAAGAACTCAACAATCCAAATCGTAAGCCTTTTACGGCTGTTATTGGGGCGATGCAGGTAGAAGTAGATTTATTTAAGCTCAAAGTTCATCCCAAAAGAGATACTGTTATTATGGGTATTACTTTTACGGTGGGTAAAATGCGTACTCGTGATGTTGTGGTCGTAAAATCTGGAATTGGTAAAGTAAATTCTGCTATGACAGCAGCCCTTTTATTAGAACATTTTAATCCTAGTGAAGTAATTTTTACAGGAATTGCTGGAGGAATTGACTCTACACTTTTACCAGGAGATATTGTAGTGGGAGAGCGTGCAGCACAACATGATTTTGGACAACTGACCACAGAAGGAATTACTGTTTGGCAGACTTTTGATTATGATGAAACTTCAAATCCTTTATATTTTCCTTGTGATTCTTTATTGATTGCCAAGACACATGAAGCAGGAGAAAAAGCAAGAATTAAATTTATCAGAACTTATGATGCCAAACGCAAACCAACTGTAAATACAGGTACAATTGTAACAGGTGATGTTTTTGTAGCTTCTACACAATTCAAAAATCGTTTGGAAAAAGAATTTAAAGCAAAAGCTGTTGAGATGGAAGGTGGCGCAGTTGCTCAAATTTGTTATCAGCAAGGAGTTCCGTTTGTAGTTATCAGAAGTATCAGTGATACAGCCGATGAAAATGCAGCCAAATTATATAAGAAATTTTTGAAAGTAGCTTCTTTTAATGCTGCCCATTTGGTAAGCGAGCTTATTTTTCTTTTAGAGGAAGAAGATAAGAAAATGAGTAAGGAAAAGTAAAAATAAGTATATTTTGATTAAATTGCGTTTTCAAACTTTTGTTTGAGATTTTACAACTTTTATTATTTATTATCAAAATTTGTTTTTTATGAAAAAGATTGCTCTTGTAGCTTTTGCTGCTACTTTTATGTTTGCTTGTCAGCCCAAATCATCAGAAACTACTGAAGAAACAGTAGATTCTACTGCCATTACAGCAGAAGAAACTCCAGTAGAAGAAGAAGTTGTTGCTGAAGAAACTCCAGAAGAAGTTTTTTATACAGTACGTGGTCAGATTGTTGAAATTGGAGAAGCAGATGAAGAAGGAAATGCTATGGTTACACTTCATCATGAAGAAATTCCTGATGTTATGATGGCTATGAAAATGGACTTAAAAACAAATACTGAGTTTTTAGGAGAAGTGGCTGCTGATGACAAAATTTCTTTTGAGATGCTAAAAACAGAAGAAGGTTATATGATGAGAAATATAGAAAAACTTCCAGCAGAAACTGAACTTACACTTAAAAAATAATTTTTTCAGGAATGTATATTTTTCCTTAGAGTTAGGTTTTATAAATTTAACTCTAAGAAAAATAATCTGGCTTTTATTAGTATTTTTATAGTAATATCAAAAAAATACAATCAAAAAATTAAATATCTCCAAGTTGTGGGCGCATAACAATTTCCTCTACAACGGTCTGATTAGAAAGTGAATAGACAGAAAAAATACTTTCAGCAATATCACTTGAAGGCATAAAGCGTTCTTCTGGCAAACCAGAACCTTCCCAACTTGAAGTATAAGTTGCTCCTGGTAAAACCGAAGTAACTTTTACATTATGTTCTTTGAGTTCTTCACGTAATACTTTTGTCATTCCATGAAGCGCAAACTTAGAAATACAATAACTTCCCCCATTTGGATAAGCTGTAATACTTGCCGTCGAACAAATATTAAATAAGTGTCCATTTTTTCGCTCTACCAAAACAGGAACTAACATGCGTGTAAGGTGATAGGCACTAAAGAGATTCGTATGTATTTGCATTTCAAAGTTACCTTCTTCTTCCTCTAATATTTTTCCTGGAATAAAAACACCTGTGTTGTTTATCATTACTTCAAAACCTTTTGTTTTGCTATTTTCTTTATTTGCTTGTTTTTCATTTAGCAAAATAATTTTTTTAGCATATTCTCCAAAAGAAACAATATCTTCTTTTTTTGATAAATCGGCTTGTCGATAATATAGAATAACAGGATTTTCTTTGGTAGAATATTTTGCTTCTAATTCTTCTTTGAGTGCAAAGAGTTCTTCATTATTCCTAGAACACGTAATTACATCGTGTCCATTTTGCATAAATTTTTCTAAAATAGCTTTTCCTATTCCTTTTGTTCCACCAGTTACTAGTATCATAATTTTTATTTTTAACTGGTTCAAGCGTTGATGCTTGAACCAGATTCATAATTTATTTTCTTCTGACCACAATATTTCCTAAAACAAGAATATCCATTTTAGTTCTTAAAAAACAATTTAATGCTTCTTGTGGCGTATTTACAATTGGTTCATTTTCATTAAAAGAAGTATTTAATAAAACAGGAATACCTGTTTTTTCTCTAAATGTATCAATGAGTTTGTGATAACGTGGATTTGTAGATGCACTTACAGTCTGTAAACGACCTGTTCCGTCGACATGAGTAACAGCAGGAATGACACTATGTTTTTCTTTTTTGATAGGATACACTTTTTCCATAAATGGAACTTTATCAGCACCTTCAAAATATTCTTCTACATATTCTTCTAAGATAGAAGGCGCAAAAGGACGAAAACTTTCTCTACGCTTAATTTTTTCGTTTAATAATTCCTTTGCATCTGTACGACGTGGGTCTACCAAAATCGAACGATTGCCCAATGCTCTAGGGCCAAATTCGGCACTTCCTTGAAACCAACCAATTACACCAGCATCAAGAAT contains:
- a CDS encoding SDR family oxidoreductase, which codes for MILVTGGTKGIGKAILEKFMQNGHDVITCSRNNEELFALKEELEAKYSTKENPVILYYRQADLSKKEDIVSFGEYAKKIILLNEKQANKENSKTKGFEVMINNTGVFIPGKILEEEEGNFEMQIHTNLFSAYHLTRMLVPVLVERKNGHLFNICSTASITAYPNGGSYCISKFALHGMTKVLREELKEHNVKVTSVLPGATYTSSWEGSGLPEERFMPSSDIAESIFSVYSLSNQTVVEEIVMRPQLGDI
- a CDS encoding copper-binding protein, which encodes MKKIALVAFAATFMFACQPKSSETTEETVDSTAITAEETPVEEEVVAEETPEEVFYTVRGQIVEIGEADEEGNAMVTLHHEEIPDVMMAMKMDLKTNTEFLGEVAADDKISFEMLKTEEGYMMRNIEKLPAETELTLKK
- a CDS encoding 5'-methylthioadenosine/adenosylhomocysteine nucleosidase, translating into MNKFVSAIAFVTLCSLFSIISFVSLAQTASDIEGKVEDSKKNELSARQKQELNNPNRKPFTAVIGAMQVEVDLFKLKVHPKRDTVIMGITFTVGKMRTRDVVVVKSGIGKVNSAMTAALLLEHFNPSEVIFTGIAGGIDSTLLPGDIVVGERAAQHDFGQLTTEGITVWQTFDYDETSNPLYFPCDSLLIAKTHEAGEKARIKFIRTYDAKRKPTVNTGTIVTGDVFVASTQFKNRLEKEFKAKAVEMEGGAVAQICYQQGVPFVVIRSISDTADENAAKLYKKFLKVASFNAAHLVSELIFLLEEEDKKMSKEK